In Candidatus Binataceae bacterium, one DNA window encodes the following:
- a CDS encoding NAD(P)/FAD-dependent oxidoreductase encodes MINSDNRPRRIAIIGSGFAGLCLAIQLKKRGVETFTLFEKADRLGGTWRDNTYPGACCDVPAFSYCFSFEQKTDWSRKWAPQSEILEYMESCARKYDLGRHIRLNTEIAAARWDANEGVWRLKTARGEEIVADVLVSGTGQLNRPFIPKIEGLENFKGLSFHSARWRHDVDLTGLNVAVVGNAASAIQFIPVIAPKVHRLTIFQRSANWMVPRGDRAYTEVEKQRFARHRPLALAYRWFIYFRHEINWPIFRRVRFFADRAQKIAERYLRSTVKDPQLQQTQIPDYPFGGKRMLISDDYFPTLNRENVEVVLSPIDHVTQDAVVTKDGRNVPADVIVLATGFQSTSFLAPMEIVGAEGRSLDQEWHGVPRAYLGITVAGFPNLFLMYGPNTNLGHNSIIFMIECQTNYILGCLDEMDSRGLASIDLRRDVMESFDARVQKELQDTAWAATGKSWYKNDDGRITNNWSGSTIRYWWKTRRVDLSLYRQKARIGEAERAAQTFASSAHMAAD; translated from the coding sequence ATGATTAATTCCGACAACAGGCCGCGGCGTATCGCGATCATTGGGTCCGGCTTCGCCGGACTGTGCTTGGCGATCCAACTCAAAAAGCGCGGGGTGGAAACTTTCACGTTGTTTGAAAAGGCCGATCGCCTGGGTGGTACCTGGCGCGACAACACCTACCCCGGCGCATGCTGTGACGTGCCCGCGTTTTCCTACTGCTTCTCTTTCGAGCAAAAGACCGACTGGTCGCGGAAGTGGGCACCGCAATCCGAGATTCTGGAATACATGGAGAGCTGCGCGCGCAAGTACGATCTCGGACGCCACATCCGCCTCAATACCGAGATCGCGGCTGCGCGCTGGGACGCAAACGAAGGTGTTTGGCGGCTGAAAACCGCACGCGGCGAGGAAATAGTCGCCGACGTGCTGGTGAGCGGAACGGGTCAGCTCAACCGGCCGTTCATCCCGAAAATCGAAGGCCTCGAGAATTTTAAGGGGCTGTCGTTCCACTCCGCGCGCTGGCGCCATGACGTCGATCTGACTGGCCTCAATGTCGCTGTGGTGGGCAACGCCGCAAGCGCAATCCAGTTCATCCCGGTGATCGCGCCCAAGGTCCACCGGCTGACCATCTTTCAACGCAGCGCCAACTGGATGGTGCCGCGAGGAGACCGCGCATACACCGAGGTCGAGAAGCAGCGTTTCGCCCGGCATCGCCCGCTCGCGCTGGCATACCGCTGGTTTATCTATTTTCGCCATGAGATCAACTGGCCGATCTTTCGCCGTGTCAGGTTTTTCGCGGATCGTGCGCAAAAGATTGCCGAGCGCTACCTGCGCTCGACCGTCAAGGATCCACAGCTCCAGCAAACCCAGATTCCTGATTATCCTTTTGGCGGCAAGCGGATGCTGATTTCTGATGACTACTTCCCCACGCTTAACCGCGAGAACGTCGAAGTGGTCTTGAGCCCGATCGACCACGTCACCCAGGACGCGGTCGTGACCAAAGACGGACGCAACGTTCCGGCCGACGTCATCGTTCTGGCGACCGGCTTTCAATCCACCTCGTTTTTGGCGCCGATGGAGATAGTGGGGGCCGAGGGGCGTTCACTTGACCAGGAATGGCACGGCGTTCCAAGAGCCTACCTTGGAATCACGGTCGCGGGATTTCCGAATCTCTTCCTGATGTATGGGCCGAATACGAACCTCGGCCATAACTCGATAATTTTCATGATCGAGTGCCAGACCAATTACATTCTTGGATGCCTGGATGAAATGGATTCGCGAGGTCTCGCCTCGATCGACCTGCGCCGCGACGTGATGGAATCTTTCGACGCTCGCGTGCAGAAGGAGCTGCAAGACACGGCCTGGGCGGCAACCGGTAAGAGCTGGTACAAAAACGACGACGGCCGCATCACGAATAACTGGTCCGGCAGCACCATCCGTTACTGGTGGAAAACCCGCCGGGTGGACCTCTCGCTCTATCGTCAGAAAGCTCGCATCGGCGAGGCCGAGCGGGCGGCCCAAACCTTTGCTAGCAGCGCGCACATGGCGGCAGACTGA
- a CDS encoding 4Fe-4S dicluster domain-containing protein, protein MPVQNAPGPLLVERHALSDLFRGIRARGYEIVGPTIRDGAIVYDHLNDTDALPIGWTAVQNPGSYRLERRADDAVFGFALGPQSPKKYLLKPSLRLWRATRDEHGAVSVAVDREMPPRLALIGLRSCELHAIAVQDRVMTGGKYVDPDYAAQRNNLLIVAVNCMEAGGTCFCVSMGTGPRAESGYDLALTELIDGETHQFLVEIGSETGAALMESVPHRRADASHAAAGAEVSRRTAASMGRALETEGIKELFYANLENSRWDEVASRCLACTNCTMVCPTCFCTTVEDRVDLSGTSAERVRVWDSCYTMDFSHLHGGSTRSSIKARYRQWLTHKLASWIDQFGTSGCVGCGRCITWCPVGIDLTEEAAAIRAGDLRRALPGPVKGED, encoded by the coding sequence ATGCCAGTTCAAAACGCGCCCGGACCGCTACTCGTCGAGCGCCATGCGCTTTCGGACTTGTTTCGCGGCATCCGCGCGCGCGGCTACGAGATCGTCGGGCCGACCATCCGCGACGGCGCCATAGTTTATGACCATTTGAATGACACCGACGCGCTGCCGATCGGATGGACCGCGGTCCAGAACCCCGGTTCTTACCGGCTCGAGCGGCGCGCCGATGACGCCGTATTTGGATTCGCGCTCGGGCCGCAGTCGCCCAAGAAATATCTCTTGAAGCCTTCGCTCAGGCTCTGGCGCGCCACCCGGGATGAACACGGCGCCGTCAGCGTCGCGGTGGATCGCGAGATGCCCCCGCGCCTTGCGCTGATCGGATTGCGCTCCTGCGAGCTTCACGCTATCGCGGTTCAGGATCGCGTGATGACCGGCGGCAAGTACGTCGATCCCGATTACGCTGCCCAGAGGAACAACCTCCTGATAGTCGCCGTCAATTGTATGGAGGCCGGCGGGACCTGCTTTTGCGTATCGATGGGCACGGGTCCGCGCGCCGAATCGGGTTACGATCTTGCGCTCACTGAACTTATCGACGGCGAGACGCATCAGTTTCTGGTCGAGATCGGCAGCGAGACCGGCGCCGCGCTGATGGAAAGCGTGCCGCATCGCCGTGCCGATGCGTCGCACGCTGCAGCCGGCGCGGAAGTCAGCCGCCGGACCGCCGCGTCGATGGGCCGCGCGCTGGAGACCGAGGGAATCAAGGAGCTGTTCTACGCCAACCTCGAGAATTCGCGCTGGGACGAGGTCGCGTCGCGATGCCTCGCCTGCACCAACTGCACGATGGTCTGCCCCACCTGCTTTTGCACCACGGTCGAGGACCGAGTCGACCTCTCCGGTACCTCGGCCGAGCGGGTGCGGGTATGGGACTCCTGCTACACCATGGATTTTTCGCATCTTCACGGCGGCAGCACGCGCAGTTCGATCAAGGCGCGGTACCGCCAATGGCTCACGCACAAGCTCGCATCATGGATCGATCAGTTCGGAACCTCGGGATGCGTCGGATGCGGCCGCTGCATTACATGGTGCCCGGTGGGCATCGATCTCACCGAGGAGGCCGCTGCAATCCGCGCCGGCGACCTGCGCCGCGCGCTGCCCGGCCCGGTAAAGGGGGAAGACTGA
- a CDS encoding cyclic nucleotide-binding domain-containing protein, giving the protein METLERLLREHPFLKTMEERHLAFMTGCAANMRFAAGRFLFKEGDPADAAYLVREGRVALEVHAPERGNTLIATIEAGHVFGWSWLFPPYRWNFDARAVEPVRAFAFDGNCLRSKCEADHDLGYELLKRFLQEIDRNLERAHLQLLDVYRANP; this is encoded by the coding sequence ATGGAAACGCTCGAGCGGCTGCTGCGCGAACATCCCTTCCTGAAAACCATGGAGGAGCGCCATCTGGCATTCATGACCGGATGCGCCGCCAACATGCGCTTCGCTGCCGGCCGGTTCCTGTTCAAAGAAGGCGACCCGGCCGACGCGGCGTATCTGGTGCGCGAGGGGCGTGTTGCGCTCGAGGTGCACGCACCGGAACGCGGCAACACGCTGATTGCCACTATCGAGGCGGGCCATGTCTTCGGCTGGTCGTGGTTGTTTCCACCGTACAGGTGGAATTTCGACGCACGCGCGGTGGAACCTGTCCGCGCCTTTGCGTTCGATGGCAATTGCCTGCGCAGCAAATGCGAGGCCGACCACGATCTCGGCTACGAATTGCTCAAGCGCTTTTTGCAGGAGATCGATCGCAACCTCGAGCGCGCCCATCTCCAGTTGCTCGACGTCTATCGCGCCAATCCGTAG
- a CDS encoding FAD/NAD(P)-binding protein codes for MSPLTSEDPRSGAPANDPMVPRFLTIERVVRESADTVTLMLADPHAREGFAPGQFNMLYVFGAGESAISISGDPARPEHLVHTVRAVGSVTHPMAVMKRGQSIGVRGPFGSGWPIGEAERRKATILLLAGGIGLPPLRPVLYHFLRKRGRRNRIALLYGARTPGDLLFTRELERWRRSGLAEVQVIVDRGEPSWQGRVGVITDLLDSPQFDPASTIAMTCGPEVMMRAAARALLVRGIAARDIYISMERNMKCAIGICGHCQFGPSFICKDGPVMSFDHAAPLLGVREI; via the coding sequence GTGTCGCCGCTAACCAGCGAAGATCCTCGATCAGGCGCGCCGGCCAACGACCCGATGGTGCCGCGGTTTCTCACGATTGAGCGGGTGGTCCGTGAATCGGCCGACACGGTGACGCTGATGCTCGCCGACCCGCACGCGCGAGAGGGTTTCGCTCCCGGACAGTTCAACATGCTCTACGTGTTTGGCGCCGGCGAGTCGGCGATTTCGATCAGCGGCGACCCGGCGCGGCCGGAGCATCTCGTACACACGGTGCGCGCGGTCGGCAGCGTGACGCATCCGATGGCGGTGATGAAGCGCGGCCAATCGATCGGGGTGCGCGGGCCCTTCGGCTCGGGCTGGCCGATAGGAGAGGCGGAGCGCCGCAAGGCCACTATTCTTCTGCTCGCCGGAGGGATCGGTCTGCCGCCGCTGCGCCCCGTGCTCTATCACTTCCTGCGCAAGCGCGGCCGCCGCAACCGGATTGCCTTGCTGTACGGAGCACGAACTCCCGGCGATTTGCTATTCACGCGCGAACTCGAGCGCTGGCGGCGCAGCGGCCTTGCCGAAGTGCAGGTCATCGTCGATCGCGGGGAACCATCGTGGCAAGGACGCGTCGGCGTGATAACCGACCTTCTCGACTCACCCCAGTTCGATCCCGCCAGCACGATCGCGATGACCTGCGGGCCCGAGGTGATGATGCGCGCGGCCGCGCGCGCCCTGCTCGTGCGCGGAATCGCCGCACGCGACATTTACATCTCGATGGAACGCAACATGAAATGTGCCATTGGCATATGCGGGCACTGCCAGTTTGGGCCGTCATTCATCTGCAAGGACGGCCCGGTGATGTCCTTCGACCACGCCGCTCCGCTGCTCGGGGTGAGGGAAATCTGA
- a CDS encoding Ni/Fe hydrogenase subunit alpha has protein sequence MKTIKVDYLARVEGEGALRIRFKGDQVRDVELRIFEPPRFFEAFLRGRSYLEVPDITARICGICPVAYQMSSCAAIEDAVGATIAGALADLRRLIYCGEWIESHALHMFLLHAPDFLGYPDAMTMARTHREMVQRGLRIKKTGNALVRSVGGREVHPINVRIGGFHRAPERGELEALMPELAAAREDAIIAADWVAGFDFPDLSRDYELVALRGDHTYPFIGTRIVSNKGLDIDVRDFDDAFEERQVPYSNALHAMVRQRGAYLCGPLARFNLNFELLSDTAKDAARRAKLEAPCINPFKSIVVRAVEVVHALDEAIRIIRGYQPPANSCVECAPRAAIGHGCSEAPRGLLYHRYQIGDDGLIHDAKIVPPTSQNQKSIEDDLLALAPQMIKLEHRAATAMAEHAIRNHDPCISCATHFLDLTLERE, from the coding sequence ATGAAGACGATCAAGGTTGACTACCTCGCGCGCGTCGAGGGCGAGGGCGCCCTCCGCATCCGTTTCAAAGGCGACCAGGTGCGCGACGTCGAACTGCGCATCTTCGAGCCGCCACGTTTCTTCGAGGCGTTTCTGCGCGGGCGCTCATATCTCGAAGTGCCCGATATCACCGCGCGCATCTGCGGCATCTGCCCGGTCGCCTACCAGATGAGCAGCTGTGCCGCGATTGAGGATGCGGTCGGGGCTACAATCGCCGGAGCGCTCGCCGACCTGCGACGTCTCATCTACTGCGGCGAATGGATCGAGAGTCACGCGCTGCACATGTTCTTACTGCACGCGCCGGACTTTCTCGGCTATCCGGATGCGATGACGATGGCGCGTACGCATCGCGAGATGGTCCAGCGCGGATTACGCATCAAGAAGACGGGCAACGCGCTGGTCCGTTCGGTCGGCGGGCGCGAGGTGCATCCGATCAACGTCCGCATCGGCGGATTTCATCGCGCCCCCGAGCGCGGCGAGCTCGAGGCGCTAATGCCTGAGTTGGCCGCAGCCCGCGAGGACGCGATCATCGCCGCCGACTGGGTCGCCGGCTTCGATTTTCCGGATTTGTCGCGCGATTACGAGCTGGTCGCGCTTCGCGGCGACCACACATATCCGTTCATCGGCACCCGCATCGTGTCCAACAAGGGCCTCGACATCGACGTACGCGACTTCGACGATGCGTTCGAGGAAAGACAGGTGCCATACTCCAACGCGCTGCACGCGATGGTCAGGCAGCGCGGCGCCTACCTGTGCGGACCGCTGGCGCGCTTCAATCTGAACTTCGAACTGCTGTCCGATACGGCAAAGGACGCGGCGCGGCGGGCGAAGCTCGAAGCGCCGTGCATCAATCCCTTCAAGAGCATCGTGGTCCGCGCGGTCGAGGTGGTTCATGCGCTCGATGAGGCGATTCGGATCATTCGCGGCTATCAACCTCCGGCGAACTCCTGCGTCGAGTGCGCGCCGCGTGCGGCAATCGGCCATGGATGCAGCGAGGCGCCTCGCGGGCTCCTCTATCATCGCTATCAGATCGGTGATGATGGTCTCATCCACGACGCTAAGATCGTTCCGCCAACTTCGCAAAACCAGAAATCCATCGAAGATGATCTGTTGGCCTTGGCGCCGCAAATGATCAAGCTCGAACATCGCGCCGCGACCGCGATGGCGGAGCATGCGATCCGCAACCACGACCCCTGCATCTCGTGTGCGACGCACTTTCTCGATCTCACCCTGGAGCGCGAGTGA
- a CDS encoding hydrogenase maturation protease encodes MRSATTTPASRVRRTFSISPWSASELPARIIGIGQPMAGDDGVGVAIARRVREICERTDVEIIELSEPSALVPLLIDGANPVVLIDALVGGGEPGDVLHFAPKAGWRSARLLSSHGVGVRDAIELAKILEPAAASHNIDIVAVTIVRPDHYCESLSPAVAAAIDKAAALALRLAGG; translated from the coding sequence ATGCGATCCGCAACCACGACCCCTGCATCTCGTGTGCGACGCACTTTCTCGATCTCACCCTGGAGCGCGAGTGAATTGCCGGCGCGGATCATCGGGATAGGACAGCCCATGGCCGGCGACGATGGCGTCGGCGTCGCAATCGCGCGCCGGGTGCGCGAGATATGCGAGCGCACGGATGTCGAGATAATAGAACTTTCAGAACCGAGTGCGCTGGTACCGTTGCTCATCGATGGCGCAAACCCGGTGGTGCTGATCGACGCTCTTGTCGGGGGCGGCGAACCGGGCGATGTGCTTCACTTCGCGCCGAAAGCCGGGTGGCGGAGTGCGCGACTACTGTCATCGCACGGAGTCGGTGTGCGCGACGCGATCGAGCTCGCGAAAATCCTGGAACCGGCGGCCGCGTCGCACAACATTGATATCGTGGCGGTTACGATCGTGCGGCCAGACCATTACTGCGAGAGCCTGTCGCCCGCAGTCGCGGCCGCGATCGATAAGGCGGCCGCGCTTGCGCTCCGGCTTGCGGGTGGCTGA
- a CDS encoding hydrogenase maturation nickel metallochaperone HypA produces MHESSLAKKILDAALELAPDGMIVAVRGWIADTEAMDRASLALHFAAHARETRAETARLEMRIAQVAARCVQCGERYAPDHLMMLCPRCGSTEAQLLGRIGIGIDAIDVAAE; encoded by the coding sequence ATGCACGAATCCTCGCTGGCAAAGAAGATCCTTGACGCGGCGCTGGAGCTTGCGCCCGACGGGATGATTGTCGCGGTGCGTGGCTGGATCGCAGATACTGAAGCGATGGACCGGGCGAGCCTGGCGCTTCACTTCGCCGCGCACGCTCGCGAGACTCGTGCGGAAACGGCGCGGCTCGAGATGCGAATCGCCCAGGTGGCAGCGCGCTGCGTGCAGTGCGGCGAGCGTTACGCGCCCGACCATCTTATGATGCTCTGTCCGCGATGCGGCAGCACCGAGGCGCAACTGTTGGGCCGCATCGGCATCGGAATCGATGCGATCGACGTTGCGGCGGAGTGA